Proteins from one Sabethes cyaneus chromosome 2, idSabCyanKW18_F2, whole genome shotgun sequence genomic window:
- the LOC128734219 gene encoding aldo-keto reductase family 1 member B1-like: MAPADVQRIALNNGNSIPVIGLGTWQSPADQVTQAVQDAIDIGYRHIDCAFIYRNEREVGEAITRKLEQGVIQRSDLFVTSKLWDTFHRPDLVKRAMQNSLSNLNLGYLDLYLMHWPVAYREGDNLNPLKPDGKTYFFSDVDYVDTWKAMEKLVDAGLVKNIGLANFNSKQIQRVLDVARIKPVVNQIENHPYLNSFKLTKFCAENQIVVTAYSPLGSPARPGVKETDVVLLEDETLKAIARKHGKEPAQVLIRYQIQKGHVVIPKSVKRARIASNFDVFCFQLDATDMEQLAGLERNGRINPKTRAHGHCHHPFENEDE, translated from the exons ATGGCACCAGCTGACGTTCAACGAATTGCTTTGAACAATGGAAACAGCATTCCCGTGATCGGTCTGGGTACCTGGCAG TCTCCTGCGGACCAAGTGACACAAGCCGTTCAAGATGCGATCGATATTGGTTATCGTCATATTGATTGCGCTTTTATTTACCGAAACGAACGCGAAGTCGGAGAGGCAATCACGAGAAAGCTTGAGCAGGGTGTAATTCAGAG AAGCGATTTATTTGTTACCAGCAAACTGTGGGACACATTCCATCGACCGGATCTGGTTAAACGAGCAATGCAGAACTCATTGTCGAATCTTAACCTAGGCTATTTGGATCTCTATCTGATGCACTGGCCGGTAGCCTACCGGGAGGGCGATAATCTGAATCCTCTCAAGCCAGACGGCAAAACATACTTCTTTTCCGATGTGGACTATGTGGACACATGGAAGGCCATGGAAAAGCTGGTTGACGCCGGTCTGGTCAAAAACATTGGCCTTGCGAACTTCAATTCGAAGCAGATTCAACGGGTGCTGGACGTAGCTCGTATCAAACCGGTCGTGAACCAAATCGAAAATCATCCATACTTGAATTCGTTCAAACTGACgaaattctgtgctgaaaaccAGATTGTTGTCACCGCGTACAGTCCTTTGGGTTCGCCAGCTAGACCGGGGGTAAAGGAGACTGACGTTGTTTTGCTGGAGGATGAAACCCTGAAAGCGATTGCCCGGAAGCACGGAAAGGAACCAGCGCAGGTGCTGATTCGCTATCAGATTCAGAAGGGTCATGTGGTAATTCCAAAGTCGGTGAAGCGAGCCCGAATCGCgtccaattttgatgtgttTTGCTTCCAATTGGACGCAACCGATATGGAGCAACTGGCCGGCTTAGAGCGAAACGGACGCATCAATCCGAAAACTAGAGCTCATGGTCATTGCCATCATCCGTTTGAAAATGAAGACGAGTAA